The Rhodoferax sediminis genome has a segment encoding these proteins:
- a CDS encoding YbeD family protein, producing the protein MSTPPESPQDPRKDSLIEYPCLFPIKVMGAKVDGFVHAITRIAEQFDPGFDATTIELRDSKAGNYLGITVTVTATSREQLDELYRTLSTHPMVKMVL; encoded by the coding sequence ATGAGCACGCCCCCCGAATCCCCCCAAGACCCGCGCAAGGACTCGCTGATCGAGTACCCGTGCCTCTTTCCCATCAAGGTGATGGGTGCCAAGGTCGATGGTTTCGTGCACGCCATCACCCGCATCGCCGAACAGTTCGATCCCGGCTTCGACGCCACGACCATCGAGTTGCGCGACAGCAAGGCCGGCAACTACCTGGGCATCACCGTGACCGTGACCGCGACCTCGCGCGAGCAGCTCGACGAGCTCTACCGCACGCTGTCCACGCACCCGATGGTGAAGATGGTGTTGTAG
- the lipB gene encoding lipoyl(octanoyl) transferase LipB, which translates to MEIALHPLGRVDYLPTYAAMQEFTTARTPMTPDVLWICEHSAVYTQGLAGQSEHILNPGDIPVIATNRGGQVTYHGPGQVVAYPLIDLQRAGYFVKEYVYRIEQAVLQTLVHFGVTGHRVAGAPGIYVRLDDPGSHALLAQRPQKNNGGQIPIHSPPDFQGLGKIAALGIKVSRHCTYHGVALNVAMDLEPFSRINPCGYAGLQTVDLSTIGVSASWQEAADVLSQKLQTYLAP; encoded by the coding sequence GTGGAGATCGCGCTGCACCCCCTTGGCCGGGTGGACTATCTGCCGACCTACGCCGCGATGCAGGAATTCACCACCGCGCGCACCCCCATGACGCCCGACGTACTATGGATTTGTGAGCATTCTGCCGTTTACACACAAGGTCTGGCGGGCCAATCGGAGCATATTCTCAATCCCGGCGACATCCCGGTCATCGCCACCAACCGGGGCGGGCAGGTCACTTACCACGGGCCGGGGCAAGTCGTGGCATATCCGCTGATCGACCTGCAGCGGGCCGGCTATTTCGTCAAGGAATACGTGTACCGCATCGAGCAGGCCGTGCTCCAGACGCTGGTGCACTTTGGCGTGACGGGGCACCGCGTGGCGGGCGCACCGGGAATTTATGTACGGCTCGATGATCCGGGCTCGCACGCGCTGCTGGCGCAGCGGCCGCAGAAAAACAATGGGGGTCAGATTCCAATTCATTCACCGCCCGATTTCCAGGGCCTTGGCAAGATCGCCGCGCTCGGCATCAAGGTCAGCCGCCACTGCACCTATCACGGCGTGGCGCTGAACGTGGCGATGGATCTGGAGCCCTTCTCTCGCATCAACCCCTGCGGCTACGCGGGACTGCAAACGGTAGACCTTTCTACAATCGGGGTGTCGGCAAGCTGGCAGGAGGCCGCCGATGTATTGAGCCAAAAGCTCCAGACCTACCTGGCACCGTGA
- the lipA gene encoding lipoyl synthase codes for MNPTEAANPVVHETVREAQSAEQYNPLAKQKAAAKLSRIPVKVQQGEILKKPDWIRVKAGSPSTRFYEIKDILRANKLVTVCEEASCPNIGECFGKGTATFMIMGDKCTRRCPFCDVGHGRPDALDANEPENLAKTIAALRLKYVVITSVDRDDLRDGGSQHFVDCIRKTRELSPGTQIEILVPDFRGRDDRALEILKAAPPDVMNHNLETVPRLYKEARPGSDYPFSLNLLKKFKALFPQVPTKSGLMVGLGETDEEILAVMRDMREHGINMLTIGQYLAPSTSHLTVKRYVHPDTFKMFEARAYEMGFDHAAVGALVRSSYHADRQAEHAHAIELNRAAGSSSR; via the coding sequence ATGAACCCTACAGAAGCCGCCAACCCCGTCGTGCACGAAACGGTCCGCGAGGCCCAAAGCGCCGAACAATACAACCCGCTGGCCAAACAGAAGGCCGCGGCCAAGCTCTCGCGCATCCCGGTCAAGGTGCAGCAGGGCGAGATTCTGAAAAAGCCGGACTGGATCCGCGTCAAGGCCGGCTCGCCCAGCACGCGCTTCTATGAAATCAAGGACATCCTGCGCGCCAACAAGCTGGTGACGGTATGCGAGGAAGCCTCCTGCCCCAATATCGGCGAGTGCTTCGGCAAGGGCACGGCCACGTTCATGATCATGGGCGACAAGTGCACACGGCGCTGCCCGTTCTGCGATGTGGGTCATGGCCGTCCTGACGCGCTGGACGCGAACGAGCCCGAGAACCTGGCGAAAACCATCGCGGCCCTGCGCCTCAAATACGTGGTCATCACCAGCGTGGACCGCGACGACCTGCGCGACGGCGGCAGCCAGCATTTTGTGGACTGCATCCGCAAGACGCGCGAGCTGTCGCCCGGCACGCAGATCGAAATCCTGGTGCCCGACTTCCGCGGCCGCGACGATCGCGCGCTGGAAATCCTCAAGGCCGCGCCGCCCGACGTGATGAACCACAACCTGGAGACGGTGCCGCGCCTGTACAAGGAAGCACGTCCGGGCTCGGACTACCCGTTCAGCCTGAACCTGCTCAAGAAGTTCAAGGCACTGTTCCCGCAGGTCCCGACCAAGAGCGGCCTGATGGTGGGCCTGGGCGAGACCGACGAGGAAATCCTGGCCGTGATGCGCGACATGCGCGAGCACGGCATCAACATGCTGACCATTGGCCAGTACCTCGCGCCCTCTACCTCTCACCTGACCGTGAAGCGCTACGTGCACCCGGACACCTTCAAGATGTTCGAGGCTAGAGCCTACGAGATGGGCTTCGACCACGCCGCTGTAGGCGCACTCGTGCGTAGCAGCTACCACGCCGATCGGCAGGCGGAGCATGCGCACGCCATCGAGCTGAACCGGGCCGCCGGCAGCTCCTCGCGGTGA